From Marmota flaviventris isolate mMarFla1 chromosome X, mMarFla1.hap1, whole genome shotgun sequence, the proteins below share one genomic window:
- the H2ap gene encoding huntingtin-interacting protein M, translating into MSRKESSRRKSHHTEDLASRPEIQIPVSYVYHLLREEQYTPFICSSMTHFLLTMLDHLTDYILELAGSEARTPQTTPQRGKKEDHNCEPPRVFNNVSFSLFDEMPGPRRNG; encoded by the coding sequence ATGTCAAGGAAAGAGAGCTCCCGTAGAAAGAGCCATCACACTGAAGACCTTGCTTCTAGACCTGAGATTCAGATACCTGTGAGCTACGTGTACCACCTTCTACGGGAAGAGCAATACACCCCATTTATATGTTCCTCAATGACCCATTTCTTACTCACCATGCTTGATCACCTTACTGACTACATCCTGGAGCTGGCAGGCTCCGAGGCCAGGACACCACAAACCACCCCTCAACGTGGGAAGAAAGAAGATCATAACTGTGAGCCCCCTCGTGTCTTCAACAATGTGTCCTTCTCTTTGTTCGATGAGATGCCTGGACCCAGGAGGAATGGCTGA